In Anthonomus grandis grandis chromosome 5, icAntGran1.3, whole genome shotgun sequence, the following are encoded in one genomic region:
- the LOC126736430 gene encoding uncharacterized protein LOC126736430 → MDLPNIVHQRINFLRDYIKNRNVGPEGFTPVFIDETWIFSKGSFRSSWQDDTKHTDSRKNSEGHRYIVVHAGTKDGFIKGANLIFKSGLKTGDYHDNMNRKNFENWFKTQLVPNLPPKSFIIMDNASYHSGLLEEIPRKSWTKNRLTEWLKKKNIGFQEKAMKDKIWSIARRNCPSEKKYFLDEYVKPLGHKILRLPPYHCQFNAIKMVWSECKRKYDQYISNFKGSLSEVLTTWERVINEISIDHWQKYVFHTEKVIEKAWEAIQVCDAYDILPLVITTDEDDDDNISDFSSDSDNTDEID, encoded by the exons atggacttgccaaatattgttcatcaaagaatcaattttttaagggactatatcaaaaatagaaatgtaggtccggaaggttttactccagttttcattgacgagacgtggatttttagcaagggatcatttcgtagtagctggcaagatgacaccaagcacacggattcaaggaaaaacagtgaag gtcatcgttatatcgtggtccacgccggaaccaaagatggcttcatcaagggtgcaaatttaatattcaagagtggattaaagacgggagattatcatgacaatatgaataggaaaaatttcgaaaactggtttaaaactcagctggttccaaatcttcccccaaagtcatttataatcatggacaatgcaagttaccattctggtttattagaagaaatcccgagaaaatcttggacaaagaatagactgaccgaatggttgaagaaaaagaatattggctttcaagaaaaagccatgaaagataaaatatggagtattgcacgcagaaactgccctagtgaaaaaaagtacttccttgatgaatatgttaaacctttaggacacaaaattttgcgactgccaccatatcattgccagtttaatgcaattaaaatggtatggtcggaatgtaaacgaaaatatgatcaatatatttccaattttaaggggtcactttcagaagttctgactacatgggaaagggtaataaacgaaatttctatagatcattggcaaaaatatgtttttcatacagaaaaggtaattgaaaaggcttgggaggcaatacaagtgtgtgatgcctatgacattctgccacttgtgattacgactgacgaagacgacgatgacaATATatctgatttcagttctgactctgacaatactgacgagattgattaa